Proteins encoded together in one Apteryx mantelli isolate bAptMan1 unplaced genomic scaffold, bAptMan1.hap1 HAP1_SCAFFOLD_20, whole genome shotgun sequence window:
- the LOC136996127 gene encoding olfactory receptor 14C36-like produces the protein GIYLAALLGNGLIITAVACDHRLHTPMYFFLLNLSLLDFGTISVIVPKSMANSLWDTRAISYLGCVVQVFLIVFFPLAEYSLLTVMAYDRFVAICQPLHYGTIMGSSACVKMAAAAWASGFLNAVLHTAKTFSLPLCQGNVVEQFFCEVPEILKLSCSDSYLSVVWAVVISVCLGFGCFVFIVLSYVQIFTAVLRIPSEQGRHKAFSMCLPHLAVVSLFISTVIFAALKPPSLSSPAVDLVMAVLYAVVPPSLNPLIYSMRNRELKDALR, from the coding sequence ggcatctacctggctgccctcctgggcaacggcctcatcatcacagccgtagcctgcgaccaccgcctccacacccccatgtacttcttcctcctcaacctctccctccttgactttggcaccatctccgtcattgtccccaaatccatggccaattccctgtgggacaccagggccatttcctacttgggatgtgttgtccaggtctttctcattgtctttttccctttggctgagtattctcttcttacagtcatggcctacgaccgctttgtcgccatctgccagcccctgcactatgggaccatcatgggcagcagtgcttgtgtcaaaatggcagcagctgcctgggccagtggtttcctcaatgctgtgctgcacactgctaaaacattttcactaccactctgccaaggaaatgttgtggagcagttcttctgtgaagttcctgagatcctcaagctctcctgctctgactcctacctcagtgtggtttgggcagttgtgattagcgtttgtttaggctttgggtgttttgttttcattgtgctgtcctatgtgcagatcttcactgctgtgctgaggatcccctctgagcagggacgacacaaagccttttccatgtgccttccgcacctggccgtggtctccctgtttatcagcactgtaatatttgctgccctgaagcccccctccctctcctccccagctgtggatctggtgatggccgttctgtacgcagtggtgcctccttcactgaaccccctcatctacagcatgaggaacagggagctcaaagacgcactgagg